The Bradyrhizobium ottawaense genome window below encodes:
- a CDS encoding Lrp/AsnC family transcriptional regulator, translating to MQLDKIDFRLLDLVQRDNRLCSEQLGGKVGLSASGVQRRLKRLRSTGVIEADVSIISPKAIGRNVTAVVLISLERARADTVDRLKRQIRNMPEVMSAFCVTGLADLVLLVTVNDMEDYERFARRLTDESSDIKRIETMVVMDRFKAGFTLPIASIAWC from the coding sequence ATGCAACTCGACAAGATCGATTTTCGTCTTCTTGATCTTGTCCAACGAGACAATCGCCTCTGTAGTGAACAACTTGGAGGGAAGGTCGGCCTATCCGCATCCGGAGTTCAACGTCGGCTGAAACGCCTTCGATCGACGGGTGTCATAGAGGCCGACGTTTCCATCATTTCTCCAAAAGCAATTGGCCGTAATGTGACCGCAGTGGTTCTCATTTCCTTGGAGCGCGCGCGTGCCGATACCGTTGATCGTCTAAAGAGGCAAATTCGCAACATGCCTGAAGTGATGAGCGCATTCTGCGTTACAGGTCTGGCTGACCTCGTCTTGCTCGTTACCGTAAACGATATGGAAGATTACGAGCGGTTTGCCCGGCGCCTTACAGACGAAAGTTCAGACATAAAGCGCATTGAAACAATGGTTGTCATGGATCGGTTCAAAGCAGGATTTACTTTGCCAATAGCCTCCATCGCATGGTGTTGA
- a CDS encoding FAD-dependent oxidoreductase, producing MIVGAGEAGNAAAVALREAAGMVVIGNESTLPYERPPLSKAVLSDEVNPAPKLIVTSERLAELGDRLSPGQRSDFN from the coding sequence GTGATCGTTGGGGCGGGCGAAGCTGGTAACGCCGCTGCCGTCGCTCTGCGGGAGGCTGCTGGCATGGTGGTCATCGGCAATGAAAGTACGCTGCCGTATGAGCGCCCACCTCTGTCGAAGGCGGTCCTGAGCGACGAGGTCAACCCTGCACCAAAATTGATTGTCACGTCGGAACGCCTTGCCGAGCTTGGGGATCGATTATCGCCAGGGCAGCGAAGTGATTTCAATTGA
- the istA gene encoding IS21-like element ISBj11 family transposase — protein MPGRHITDHQMRLYMKYRQTDSPPVAAAKASFSTSTAYRIEKDRRLPSQKKAPRGRRRPDPLARVFETDIAPMLKAAPGVRPVTIFEELLRRHPELGAGIRRTLERRIRAWRAIHGEEQEVIFRQTHEPGQRGLSDFTDMGELGVTIAGVPLDHRLYHFRLAYSGFEHAHVVLGGESFVALAEGLQNALWSLGGAPREHRTDSLSAAFCNLDRDAKDDLTRRYEDLCAHYGMRPSRNNRGIAHENGAIESSHGHLKRAIGDALLLRGTADFDDLAAYRGFIDEIASRRNARNAKRIDSERSALQDLPDRRTSDYEEVIVHVTSSGGFTLRKVFYTVPSRLIGHRLRVRLYDDHLDVFVGGTHLLTLPRGRPHPNGKHDQVVDYRHVIHSLRRKPMALLNLVYRDQLFPREAYRRAFDVLRKRLPDKKACRIMVDLLALAHERGCEAELANQLTADLNDGRLPDLNRLRTHFAPDPAQVPNVVVRLAPLATYECLIGTAEIGGAA, from the coding sequence GTGCCAGGCCGACACATTACCGATCACCAAATGAGGCTCTACATGAAGTACCGTCAGACCGATAGCCCACCCGTGGCCGCCGCCAAGGCTTCGTTCAGCACCTCGACCGCTTACCGGATCGAGAAGGATCGACGCCTTCCGTCGCAGAAGAAGGCTCCCCGCGGCCGTCGCCGGCCAGATCCCTTGGCCCGCGTATTTGAGACAGATATCGCGCCGATGCTGAAGGCCGCCCCCGGTGTGCGGCCGGTCACGATCTTCGAGGAGTTGCTCCGACGCCATCCCGAGCTCGGCGCCGGCATCCGTCGCACGCTGGAGCGCCGGATCCGGGCCTGGCGGGCGATCCACGGCGAGGAGCAGGAGGTCATCTTCCGCCAGACCCACGAACCCGGTCAGCGCGGCCTGTCCGACTTCACCGACATGGGCGAATTGGGTGTCACGATCGCGGGCGTACCGCTCGACCATCGTCTCTATCACTTCCGGCTGGCCTATTCCGGGTTTGAGCACGCCCATGTCGTGCTCGGCGGTGAGAGCTTCGTCGCTCTGGCCGAAGGCCTGCAGAATGCCTTGTGGTCACTCGGTGGGGCGCCACGGGAGCATCGCACCGACAGCCTGTCGGCCGCCTTTTGCAATCTCGACCGCGACGCCAAAGACGATCTGACGCGGCGATACGAAGACCTCTGTGCCCATTACGGCATGCGGCCTTCCCGCAACAATCGTGGCATCGCCCACGAGAACGGGGCGATCGAGAGTTCGCATGGTCATCTCAAGCGAGCGATCGGCGACGCGCTGTTGCTGCGTGGCACCGCCGACTTCGACGATCTAGCTGCCTATCGTGGCTTCATCGATGAGATCGCCAGCCGCCGCAATGCCCGCAACGCCAAGCGGATCGACAGTGAACGTAGCGCACTTCAGGATCTGCCGGACCGCCGCACGTCGGACTATGAAGAGGTGATCGTCCACGTGACGTCGTCCGGCGGCTTCACCTTGCGCAAGGTGTTCTACACGGTGCCGTCGCGCTTGATCGGCCATCGGCTGCGGGTGCGCCTGTATGACGATCACCTCGACGTGTTTGTCGGCGGCACGCATCTCCTCACCTTGCCGCGCGGGCGGCCGCATCCCAATGGCAAGCACGATCAGGTCGTCGATTATCGGCACGTGATCCATTCCTTGCGGCGCAAGCCGATGGCGCTCCTCAACCTGGTCTACCGCGACCAGCTGTTCCCCCGGGAAGCTTACCGCCGAGCCTTCGACGTCTTGCGCAAACGCTTACCGGACAAGAAGGCCTGCCGGATCATGGTCGATCTCCTCGCACTCGCCCATGAGCGCGGTTGCGAGGCCGAACTCGCCAATCAGCTCACGGCTGACCTGAACGACGGCCGGCTGCCCGACCTCAACCGGCTACGTACTCACTTCGCCCCGGATCCCGCCCAGGTGCCGAACGTCGTGGTACGCCTCGCACCGCTCGCCACCTATGAATGCCTCATCGGTACCGCCGAGATCGGAGGCGCCGCATGA
- a CDS encoding PAS-domain containing protein: MINSRASEFIGCSSQLIHSDLLRADQVPSDESTAAEITQREVFDDVEGLASEAQLPDGRWLRVSRSPTQEGGVILVYSDITSLKHQKAELHATNLRLDAALTHMSQGLCLYDSGGGCEL, translated from the coding sequence TTGATCAATTCCCGAGCGAGCGAATTCATCGGCTGCTCCTCGCAGCTTATCCATTCCGATCTTTTGCGAGCCGACCAGGTACCGAGCGATGAATCAACCGCAGCTGAAATTACCCAACGTGAGGTCTTTGACGACGTCGAAGGATTGGCGAGCGAGGCTCAACTCCCAGATGGACGGTGGCTACGAGTCAGCCGCAGTCCGACCCAAGAGGGGGGCGTTATCCTCGTTTATAGCGATATCACCAGTTTGAAGCATCAGAAAGCCGAGTTGCATGCGACGAACCTGAGACTGGATGCGGCGCTGACGCACATGTCTCAGGGTCTCTGCCTCTACGATAGTGGGGGCGGCTGCGAGTTGTAA
- the istB gene encoding IS21-like element ISBj11 family helper ATPase IstB translates to MSTTNVVDTARLNLLLNELRLPAIKALWPQFAEQSDKEGWPAARFLATIAEHEIAERGRRRIERHLVEARLPTGKTFDSFDFEAVPMISKAQMTALAAGDGWLGKGANLLLFGPPGGGKSHLAAAIGLALIENGWRVLFTRTTDLVQKLQVARRELNLEGAINRLDRFDLVILDDLAYVTKDQAETSVLFELISARYERRSLLITANQPFGEWNKVFPDPAMTLAAIDRLVHHATIVEMNVESYRRRTALERKRGPGRPPEHATQKTLA, encoded by the coding sequence ATGAGCACAACCAACGTAGTCGACACCGCGCGCCTCAATCTGTTGCTCAACGAGCTGCGGCTGCCCGCCATCAAGGCGCTGTGGCCGCAATTTGCCGAGCAATCCGATAAAGAAGGCTGGCCGGCGGCGCGCTTCCTCGCCACCATTGCCGAGCACGAGATCGCTGAGCGCGGCCGCCGCCGCATCGAGCGCCATCTCGTCGAGGCGCGGCTGCCTACCGGAAAGACCTTTGACAGCTTCGACTTCGAGGCCGTGCCGATGATCTCCAAGGCGCAAATGACCGCACTCGCCGCCGGCGACGGCTGGCTCGGCAAGGGCGCCAATCTGCTGCTGTTTGGTCCGCCCGGTGGAGGCAAGAGCCACTTGGCGGCAGCAATCGGCTTGGCCCTCATCGAGAACGGATGGCGCGTCCTGTTCACCCGCACCACCGATCTCGTGCAGAAGCTCCAGGTGGCTCGCCGCGAGCTCAACCTCGAGGGCGCCATCAACCGCCTCGATCGCTTCGATCTCGTCATCTTGGACGATCTTGCCTATGTCACCAAGGACCAGGCCGAGACCAGTGTGCTGTTCGAGCTCATCAGCGCACGCTACGAGCGACGCTCTTTGCTGATCACCGCCAATCAGCCCTTTGGAGAATGGAACAAGGTCTTTCCGGACCCAGCTATGACCCTCGCGGCGATCGATCGCCTTGTTCACCACGCCACCATCGTCGAGATGAACGTCGAGAGCTATCGCAGGCGGACTGCCCTCGAGCGAAAGCGTGGTCCAGGGCGGCCACCGGAGCACGCGACACAAAAAACGCTCGCTTGA
- a CDS encoding pyruvate kinase alpha/beta domain-containing protein yields the protein MTRSMYRSLIEASRDDVESSPSHAVAAAGADLAAKIGAKVIIGFTAGGTTAARISRSRPPVPNLALTPDEKAARRMCLLWGGTVPCLAVLLVMRR from the coding sequence ATGACTAGATCGATGTATCGGTCGCTGATTGAGGCTTCTCGAGATGACGTGGAGAGTTCCCCTTCGCATGCCGTCGCGGCCGCGGGGGCAGATCTTGCCGCTAAAATTGGCGCCAAGGTCATCATCGGGTTCACGGCAGGCGGGACGACGGCTGCTCGGATCTCACGCAGCCGGCCGCCGGTGCCGAACCTTGCCCTTACCCCGGACGAGAAAGCGGCTCGGCGCATGTGCTTGTTATGGGGGGGCACAGTGCCGTGTCTAGCGGTCCTTCTGGTTATGAGGAGATGA
- a CDS encoding phosphoenolpyruvate hydrolase family protein — MRMFDRTEIISRIEGQVTERKAILAAGSSCGLVAKCAVLGGADMLVVYSTGLSRLMGLPTSRIGDSNARTLELAAEIRNVVCSVPVVGGIEAWDPLRLDLDALLDKFWAAGLSGVINYPTISTMGDNWRDRRGRVGLGFEREVELIALARKKNIFSLAYVASPQDAKAMASAGADCIVPHVGATRGGLVGHEEGQSLKEAIRRINEINAAARSIRSDVLSLCHGGAIAEPEDTIEVYRTTECVGFVGASSIERIPIERAVKTAAA, encoded by the coding sequence ATGCGGATGTTTGACCGAACCGAAATTATTTCCAGGATCGAAGGACAGGTGACGGAGCGAAAAGCAATTCTCGCGGCAGGAAGTAGCTGCGGCCTGGTCGCGAAATGTGCCGTTCTTGGAGGTGCCGACATGCTGGTGGTCTACTCGACCGGCCTGTCGCGTCTGATGGGGCTTCCCACGAGCCGGATTGGCGATTCCAACGCACGCACGCTGGAGCTTGCGGCGGAAATTCGTAACGTGGTGTGTTCCGTGCCGGTAGTTGGCGGTATCGAGGCTTGGGATCCTCTCCGGCTCGACCTCGATGCTCTCTTGGACAAGTTCTGGGCTGCTGGGCTCTCCGGCGTCATCAACTATCCGACGATCTCAACCATGGGCGACAACTGGCGTGACCGCCGCGGCCGCGTCGGCCTTGGCTTTGAACGTGAGGTCGAACTGATCGCTCTCGCGCGAAAGAAGAATATCTTTTCGCTCGCCTATGTCGCAAGCCCTCAAGACGCCAAAGCGATGGCAAGTGCAGGGGCCGACTGCATCGTCCCACATGTCGGCGCAACGCGCGGTGGCCTTGTCGGTCATGAGGAGGGGCAATCCCTTAAGGAGGCGATCCGGCGCATCAATGAGATCAACGCGGCGGCGCGAAGCATCCGGTCGGACGTGCTCTCGCTTTGCCATGGTGGGGCAATTGCCGAGCCTGAAGATACGATCGAGGTCTATCGGACGACCGAGTGTGTTGGCTTTGTTGGCGCATCCTCGATCGAAAGAATTCCAATTGAGCGGGCAGTGAAAACAGCGGCGGCGTAA
- a CDS encoding helix-turn-helix domain-containing protein, translating into MILKTISDLGLAVREARRRRKLTQKQLAQTLGTTQEWISQFETGRLENPSLGTVLKAFAALGIDLNIDSVPGSLRNNDLDTGDLALDEPSFLKGRRR; encoded by the coding sequence ATGATTTTGAAGACAATCAGTGACTTAGGACTGGCCGTCCGGGAAGCCCGCCGTCGGCGGAAGCTGACCCAGAAGCAACTCGCCCAGACGCTGGGGACCACCCAAGAGTGGATCTCGCAGTTCGAGACCGGCCGCCTGGAGAATCCGAGCCTCGGAACGGTGCTAAAGGCCTTCGCCGCGCTGGGGATCGACCTGAACATCGACAGTGTGCCGGGATCTCTACGGAACAACGACTTGGATACCGGTGATCTGGCGCTCGACGAGCCGAGCTTTCTCAAGGGACGGCGGCGATGA
- a CDS encoding radical SAM family RiPP maturation amino acid epimerase, with the protein MEFRRALSENVDSPRAVTERYGIEVDPMKMLPLWRGGYLKHRFKPESTPWPLAMMWDEFICEMLRHRGILREEGEMSTINSRFHAWRERQIRRCNDELGVTAASVTYPIIAFELSDGCSVGCWFCGLSADRFKGYYEYSEEHAALWRGVVGIASEMFGSAARTGFCYWATEPMDNPHYDRFLFDYYQITGALPQTTTAAPIRDRALTTRVLELFKRYRTVTNRFSALSTTHLDQIHMAFSPEELIGVELVLQGKEALTAKAFAGRARERSEKLRVANKDDAIALLEGDHTTIACVSGFLVNMLQGRLQLVTPVPGSKRWPLGYRVLSERFFRTPDEFREGLQRMIDQHMLESPAPKLPIRFRRDLQYQAGNRCFHLRSRNMEHRVLDDIAPTSVGHLIACGNCTASELVRQVTTDGARVLAVADLLDQLYAAGVIEEDLDDSFAWQTS; encoded by the coding sequence TTGGAGTTCCGCAGGGCGCTTTCGGAGAACGTTGATTCTCCTCGCGCGGTAACAGAGCGCTACGGCATCGAAGTTGACCCAATGAAGATGCTGCCGCTCTGGCGCGGCGGCTACCTGAAACACCGCTTCAAGCCGGAGTCTACGCCCTGGCCCCTGGCTATGATGTGGGACGAGTTTATCTGCGAGATGTTGCGCCATCGCGGCATCCTGCGCGAAGAGGGCGAAATGTCGACGATCAACTCTCGCTTTCATGCTTGGCGCGAGCGCCAAATCCGGCGCTGCAACGACGAATTGGGCGTAACGGCGGCGTCGGTCACGTACCCGATCATCGCTTTCGAGCTGAGCGACGGCTGCTCCGTCGGTTGTTGGTTCTGCGGCCTCTCGGCCGACCGCTTCAAAGGCTATTACGAATATAGCGAAGAGCATGCGGCGCTTTGGCGCGGTGTGGTCGGTATCGCGAGCGAGATGTTTGGTTCGGCTGCCCGTACTGGTTTCTGCTACTGGGCCACAGAGCCTATGGACAACCCACACTACGACCGCTTTCTATTCGACTACTATCAGATCACGGGCGCATTGCCACAAACAACGACGGCGGCCCCGATCAGGGATCGCGCGCTCACCACGCGCGTGCTCGAACTGTTCAAGCGCTATCGCACCGTGACAAATCGTTTCTCCGCGCTGAGCACAACACATCTCGACCAGATTCACATGGCGTTTTCGCCTGAGGAGCTGATCGGTGTCGAACTCGTCCTGCAGGGCAAGGAGGCGCTGACTGCAAAGGCTTTTGCTGGGCGCGCGCGCGAGCGGAGCGAGAAACTTAGGGTCGCCAACAAAGATGATGCAATCGCCTTGCTGGAGGGCGATCACACGACCATCGCCTGCGTTTCCGGCTTTCTCGTAAATATGCTGCAGGGGCGTTTACAATTGGTGACGCCGGTGCCGGGTAGCAAACGCTGGCCTCTCGGCTACCGCGTCTTGAGTGAACGCTTCTTCAGGACGCCTGACGAGTTCCGCGAGGGGCTGCAGCGCATGATTGACCAGCATATGCTCGAGAGCCCAGCTCCCAAATTGCCGATCCGCTTCCGCAGGGACCTGCAATACCAGGCCGGGAACCGATGCTTTCATCTCCGGTCACGCAACATGGAACACCGGGTGCTCGACGACATCGCTCCGACTTCCGTTGGCCATCTAATCGCCTGCGGCAACTGCACAGCGTCGGAGCTGGTTAGGCAGGTCACGACTGACGGAGCGAGAGTGCTCGCAGTAGCCGACCTGCTCGATCAGTTATACGCGGCCGGGGTGATTGAAGAGGACTTAGACGACAGCTTCGCCTGGCAGACCAGCTGA
- a CDS encoding Tm-1-like ATP-binding domain-containing protein, protein MATLDTKGREASYLADIIEACGRKTILIDVGTGRDGGDKPADAKTPTELLKQIAERTRSKVGDLLGAGTISAIVGVAGGRASAVFGEVVSELPYGFPKFLVSSARPALLAELATHSDIILYPTLVDLFGINVFTSRVLKNAGRAIAATHYAPVKLGRDKKIVAITAFGVTTPAANQCVARLADAVVDAIVFPANGAGGHKMEQLIAAGEFDAVIDLIITELGDEIVGGTASAGPDRLKAASRQQIPQVIAPGAIDMVNFGLPSSVPDQFRGRQFYAHTPYTTLMRTTASENASIGRLTAERLSRAKGPTMVLWPAKGVSDYDRQGGIFYDPDVDKAWLDAVKGHLSAHVMVRDLNCHINDGEFAEAATAWILEQLTQEGASHADV, encoded by the coding sequence GTGGCCACGCTGGATACCAAGGGCCGCGAGGCGTCTTACCTTGCGGACATTATCGAGGCGTGCGGCCGCAAGACCATCCTGATCGACGTCGGCACTGGGAGGGATGGCGGCGACAAACCAGCCGATGCGAAGACCCCCACGGAACTCTTGAAGCAGATTGCTGAAAGGACGCGCAGTAAGGTTGGTGACCTCCTGGGGGCAGGAACGATCAGCGCGATTGTCGGGGTTGCGGGGGGTAGGGCAAGCGCGGTTTTCGGCGAAGTTGTGTCTGAGCTGCCTTATGGCTTTCCGAAATTTCTGGTGAGCAGCGCAAGGCCTGCGCTACTCGCCGAATTGGCCACTCACAGCGACATCATCCTCTATCCGACGCTGGTCGATCTGTTCGGCATCAATGTCTTTACCAGTAGGGTGCTCAAGAACGCGGGGCGGGCCATTGCGGCCACGCACTATGCTCCCGTCAAGCTTGGGCGAGACAAGAAGATCGTTGCGATAACGGCCTTCGGCGTGACCACGCCGGCCGCGAATCAATGCGTAGCGCGGCTTGCCGACGCCGTTGTAGACGCGATCGTCTTTCCGGCTAACGGGGCGGGCGGCCATAAAATGGAGCAGCTGATCGCGGCTGGTGAATTCGACGCCGTCATTGATTTGATCATAACGGAGCTCGGAGACGAAATCGTTGGAGGCACCGCAAGCGCCGGTCCGGATCGGCTCAAGGCAGCGTCGCGGCAACAGATTCCGCAAGTGATCGCGCCTGGTGCGATCGATATGGTCAATTTTGGCCTGCCATCGAGCGTTCCTGATCAGTTTCGGGGTCGCCAGTTCTACGCCCATACGCCTTACACGACGCTCATGCGCACAACTGCGTCTGAGAACGCGAGCATTGGCCGGCTTACGGCAGAACGGCTATCGCGTGCCAAAGGACCCACGATGGTCCTTTGGCCGGCGAAAGGCGTATCCGATTACGACCGCCAAGGAGGCATCTTCTACGATCCCGACGTCGACAAGGCTTGGCTGGATGCGGTCAAGGGACATCTCTCCGCGCACGTCATGGTCCGCGACCTGAACTGTCACATTAACGATGGCGAGTTCGCCGAGGCTGCCACGGCATGGATCCTGGAACAACTCACGCAAGAAGGTGCATCCCATGCGGATGTTTGA
- a CDS encoding FAD-dependent oxidoreductase produces MNAPNDRAKPDTIAFASKGGTRADQDWETDVLVIGSGAAGLSAALYAAKAGLRVIVCERSPRLGGTTALSNGMIWVPCSAQARAANIDDTIANARTYLQHELGVHYRAQFIDAYLEDGPAALTALENGTSVKFTLATTPDYHSSQLGGADKGRALSPAPYDGRLLGKDFDLIGDPIRVVLGGMMISSSEVRSVASLKHVVTRLSRYARDRLSFRRGTELSGGNALIARLLVSLHEYGVEIWPSSPAVELTQEGGRVTGAIIKRIDVGIRVRASRGVVLASGGFARNAQLRTDVSGAHQHDVTLAHADVNGDGIGLATTLGAAIDKDVASAGFWTPVSILKRGSGSQVVPYGWLDRGRPGVIAVGPNARRFVNESNSYHDICLAMFENGYPADKRFYFICDHQFVRLRGMGHLLPWPWTLSIGKYVRLGYVKAGDTISELAKQLGLDPAVLQKTIEEHNAHAAQGRDPLFKRGESAFNRTLGDPTVGKNPNLGPIKNGPFVALPIVPATLGTATGLATDSYGNVLDAQGNAIQGLYACGNDMTSPMRGIYPGAGITIGPAIVFAYRTVNAIVLSADQEQKTVASRA; encoded by the coding sequence ATGAACGCACCAAATGACCGAGCTAAGCCGGACACGATCGCTTTCGCCTCAAAAGGAGGGACGAGAGCGGATCAGGACTGGGAGACAGATGTCCTCGTGATCGGAAGCGGTGCGGCCGGGCTGTCGGCGGCGCTCTATGCGGCAAAGGCCGGACTGCGCGTCATTGTATGCGAGAGATCTCCGCGACTTGGCGGAACGACGGCCCTTTCGAATGGCATGATCTGGGTTCCTTGTTCTGCTCAGGCGCGCGCGGCTAACATCGATGACACCATCGCCAATGCGAGGACATACCTGCAGCACGAACTCGGCGTTCATTATCGTGCGCAATTCATTGATGCTTATCTTGAAGACGGCCCGGCGGCGCTAACCGCGCTCGAGAACGGCACGAGTGTCAAGTTTACTCTGGCCACTACGCCCGATTATCACTCGAGCCAACTTGGCGGCGCTGATAAGGGACGGGCACTGAGCCCGGCCCCCTATGATGGGCGGCTTCTCGGCAAGGACTTCGATTTGATTGGTGATCCCATTCGAGTTGTGCTCGGGGGCATGATGATCTCATCGAGCGAGGTGAGAAGCGTTGCGTCGCTCAAACACGTCGTAACTCGCCTGAGTCGCTATGCGCGGGACCGGCTCAGCTTCAGGCGTGGTACTGAGCTCAGCGGTGGGAATGCCTTGATCGCGCGGCTGCTGGTGAGCCTGCACGAGTACGGCGTAGAAATTTGGCCATCTTCTCCAGCGGTCGAGCTCACGCAGGAAGGCGGGCGCGTCACGGGTGCCATTATCAAGCGGATCGATGTTGGCATCCGCGTGCGCGCCTCACGTGGTGTTGTTCTCGCATCTGGCGGCTTTGCCCGGAACGCGCAGTTGAGAACGGACGTCAGTGGTGCACACCAGCATGATGTTACGTTGGCCCACGCCGATGTTAACGGTGATGGCATTGGGCTTGCAACTACGCTCGGGGCCGCCATCGACAAAGATGTCGCATCGGCAGGCTTCTGGACGCCGGTTTCAATCCTGAAACGCGGCAGCGGCTCGCAGGTTGTGCCATACGGCTGGCTCGACCGGGGCCGTCCTGGGGTCATTGCTGTCGGTCCAAACGCCAGACGCTTCGTCAACGAATCGAATTCGTATCACGATATTTGCCTGGCAATGTTTGAAAACGGCTATCCAGCAGATAAGCGATTCTACTTCATCTGCGATCACCAGTTCGTTCGATTGAGGGGCATGGGGCACCTACTGCCATGGCCCTGGACGTTGAGTATCGGTAAATATGTCCGCCTTGGCTACGTCAAGGCAGGTGATACGATTTCTGAGCTCGCAAAGCAGCTGGGACTAGATCCCGCTGTGCTTCAAAAGACGATCGAGGAACACAACGCGCACGCTGCCCAAGGACGGGATCCCCTCTTTAAGCGTGGGGAATCGGCTTTCAATCGCACGCTCGGCGATCCGACCGTCGGAAAAAATCCAAATCTTGGACCAATCAAGAACGGACCATTTGTCGCGCTGCCGATCGTTCCGGCAACGCTTGGCACGGCGACTGGATTGGCGACGGACAGTTACGGAAACGTCCTGGATGCACAAGGCAATGCAATCCAGGGTCTTTATGCTTGCGGCAACGACATGACGTCGCCGATGCGCGGGATTTATCCCGGGGCTGGCATAACAATCGGTCCCGCCATCGTATTCGCATATCGCACCGTCAACGCAATAGTGCTTTCCGCTGATCAGGAGCAAAAAACCGTCGCCTCCAGAGCTTGA
- a CDS encoding Nif11-like leader peptide family natural product precursor, translated as MSQAEVERFVKNLTKEGSLLENLKQSATGLAPIVAVGRSHGYDFTVDEIRSSIRAPGRHELMQVDAIVGGRQDLSGAGLSSIVHTTALASSSSEAPTSAVQAAEAGRDLVAIVLLIVVVVAVAA; from the coding sequence ATGTCGCAGGCTGAGGTAGAACGGTTTGTCAAGAATCTAACGAAAGAGGGTAGTCTGCTCGAAAACCTTAAGCAGAGTGCTACAGGTCTTGCACCGATTGTAGCGGTCGGAAGAAGTCACGGCTACGATTTCACGGTTGACGAGATTAGGAGCAGCATCCGAGCGCCAGGCCGACACGAGTTGATGCAGGTCGACGCGATTGTCGGCGGCAGGCAGGATTTAAGCGGTGCGGGCTTGAGCAGCATTGTGCATACCACTGCGTTGGCTAGTTCATCGTCGGAGGCACCCACGAGCGCCGTGCAAGCCGCGGAAGCCGGCCGTGACCTGGTCGCTATCGTTTTGCTTATTGTAGTTGTTGTCGCGGTCGCGGCCTGA